Below is a genomic region from Ziziphus jujuba cultivar Dongzao chromosome 7, ASM3175591v1.
CATGGCCTTTTTGGGTCATAACTTCtaagctcaaaaaaaaaaaaaaaaaagggggaaaaatgcaaaaataccAACCTCTTAgctaaaatgaagaaaaatgctCACCTTTCACTTTTTCTATCCAACTAATTACTTAGAATACCCTCATCATTTTACCTAAATAAACCCACAAAAATGGATTTACTTCGTAGCCTCCATTATTACCGAAACTTAAGAATATAATCGACATAATCAGCACTTGGGCGGATAGGAAGAAACAAAGAAGGATTGATTGAAGGTTAGGTGAATTGGAAGAAACATAGAAGGATTGCAGACGCTGGCTCAAGCTTCTAGGTGGTGAGAGAACTGAAGGATGTGAGCAAACTTGCATTGTTTGTGGAAGTGAAGAAGATCAGATCATGAGGTTGAAAAAGATCTAGACCTAGAAcatcgtttttctttttctttttctttgactaGAAAGAGGTTGTGCTACTaaaggaaaagcaaaaaaaagatataattaataattcattTAGCGAGGTAAATaagttataggcaaaattattgaaattgagAGGGgtgaatattttctttattttggatGACACATGgacattttttgtgtttttccaaaaataaaaataaaaacaaaaaaacaaaacttggatAACTGGATGAGGCCGATATGTGGGCCTTTTATCCAAGGACATATCGTGAAGACGTAAGGCCCAGATCCAAACAGAGACTTGTGTGCCAGTGTACATTCTCGATCGCTACCTTGTACAACCATTCTCATATCTGTCTCTCTCGCTCACGAAGGGAAAGCCGAGGGTTTTCCAGTTCTCTCTGCAACTCACAGAAAGTCCAATCGAATCGAATCTATCGGAAAAAAGCGAAGATGTGGCACGAGGCGAGGAGGTCGGAGAGGAAGGTACACGACATGATGGACGCGGCTCGAAAGCGAGCGCAGAGGCGGGCAGTGTTCCTGGCCAAACGCCGTGGCGATCCTCAGCAATCGATCCAGGTCATCGGCTCTCGTTGCCGTATGTACCGAGACGATGGTCTCTACCAAGCCACTCAGGACCAGCAGGGCCTGTAAGCTTCTTTCTCCTTCCCCTTTCCCctaatttggatatatatatatatatatatatttttttttttccagttttaCCACTCAAAAGTTttatgattgattttttttttccctttttaatgAATACAATCTTTTCGAGATAGCTGTTGCTTTTGAATTAggattatattatcaaaattctgAGGTTGCATAAGATATATTTTGTTACTTTTTGGTTTAcgtttttatatttcattagtTAGAGCAGAGAACGGTTTAACATTCTCAATGGTTCATGTGGAACGGTTTtgctgttatttatttattttttttttttgttttgttttgtgtttatattttccCTCTCACTGCgcttaaatttttgttaatatgTATTTCTATCACAGGATTCCTTGGAATGGGAAGCAAGATATTTTGATTGacaggtgtgtgtgtgtgtttattttccaagcatacatagctcatttatttcatttcagcttatatataataataataaaaaaaaataaaaaaaaaattgaactctTCTCGATTGGTTTTCTAAGATTGGaagtaaattttcttttatagatTTGATGGGCGTGCCCTTCTTGATTTCATTCGGGAACCTGGTTCGCGGCATTTTCGGGCCCAAGAAAAGtctgaagaagaggaagaactaGAAGAGTTTGTTAATTTTGAGCGTTATCGGGATTTAATTAAGCATCGACGTAGAGGATGTCGGtacttcttttaattttttgatgagTTAAATTGttgaaacatttttaaatatatgtattttcctTAACCATATCCAGTGTTTGAACAAACAAATGAAAGGCTaaacttttcaatttttgaagtACTATACGGTGACAATTGGAGATTAGTATTACAAGCTAAGCTTTCTATGTTAGTATTACAAGCTAAGCTTTCTATGTCAACAGTTACTGATGAGGAGGGTTTGCAACATGTGTATCAAGAGATAGAGGCCAAGATCATTGCTCCATTTGCACCAGAAAGGTAggcttgtttgtttgtttgtcctTTTAGTGGGGTGAAagaaagtgcttttttttttttgttattatttttttaatatgttggaTAGTGGGCATTGATATATTATCTCATTAATTATGGGTTCATTGCATTTCTTATCAGGATATGACCATTGGAAATTGTTGAAGCTTTATGTAAAATGATATATTGTTTAGATCATTGTATGCTTAAGTTCTAAAATTCTAATGAGTTATTTCTgcgtataaatatatttggtgtttaatatcatttttcaattttgataatatGATGTTGAAACTGTGACATCTGGAGATGGCTTTCTCAAATTATTATGAAGATTGGAGGtggttttttctatttttttgggcaTTAAGTGTATGGATTGGAAACTTTTATTATTCAGTTTTCCTCAGTGTGTTaactttgtttttcttctgTTGAGCCCCATTGCCTATTCATATGTCATCATATTTGGATAATATGGTTTTCTGACTTATTTTGGGATTACGTCAACTACTTTCTCCTTCAATCGTATATAGTACTGTAATTAATTTTGGtgatttacttttaaaaatgatttttcatGCATATCTGGCAGATCTCAGTTGCCACAGCCTCCTGCAAACAAAGGTTCTTATTCACAAGTGGGGTTTTCTTATGAGGGGGATGGAAAAGAAGAAGCCCATCTTTTAGGTGctgatgataatgaggatgctgatgaggaagaagaagaagatgaagaagaagatgaggagGATTTTAACAGTGACGATAGCAATGATGAAGGTATGGATAAAATAGCAAAGGAATTTGGAGTAAAAAGGTATGGGTGGCTTGTTTACATGGATAAGAAAGCCAAGGAGGAAGAAAAAAGGCAAAAGGAAGTAATCAAAGGAGACCCTGCAATTGTAAGTTCTCAGGAGTCGATGAATAAACTTTTGTATTTTATGCGCATTGACATTTAATGGCATATGAATTTTACAGAGGAAGCTGAGTCGCAAGGAAAGAAGAAAGGTTTCTCAAATagaaagggagagagaaagggaagcTGCTCGAAATACAGGAACTCGAGTATTCCACCATGATCCCTATCGGTAGAACTCATAAATATCCAATTTAAAGAATTGGAGTCTGAACCTGTTgtcaaatgaaaattttgattgataTTTTGTTGGGATTATAGTAATTTCGCTATCTATATGTATGCAGTGAAACTAGACGAAGTCCAACCTATGAAGCTTATCCACGCTCAAGAAGGTACTCTTTACATCATTTTGCCTGAGAATTTTTCTTTCCCATAAACGGAGCTTTGTAGAAGcttatcattttcttttgtcTCTGTGTCTGTAGATCAAGATCTCGGTCTTACTCACCATCATATTCAAGGAGATATCCTCGTGGCCGGCATTCTGATGATGTTCATCGAAGCAAGCCAGTGACTCCTAAAATAGAATATATTACTGAATTTGGGGGATCTGGCGATGGGAATGATTTAAAGCTCGAAGGACTTTCTCCTCCAACATCTCCTCCCTCTCAAGCTGATATGTTAAACCGGTCGGAGCACTCGACCTTTAATTCTTGCAAAGATAGATTGGACATCTTTTCTCTGCTGCAGCTTTACCAAATTTTGTTACCTGAGGCAAACTTTTCTGGTTTAGAACAGATAATGCCTAGGGTTTCTGGCATTGCTAAGAGGATGAGAGGAGGCAGCTTAGCCTAGGGTTATCCTCCTCTCCCTTCCTCTTGGGAACTATTGAAAGGGGTAACGCTAATGCTTCTCTTTCCTGCAGGCCAGCATCTGGTTGCATACTTGAGGCCCTTCATGTTGATCCTGCATCCGGTGTATCCCTTGACAAAGATAAGGGCTCTAAAGTGCTGAAACCATCAGTAAGGTATCTCATGGTGTCCTACTTGAACTGGAAAATTATGCTTTTGATATTTGCCAAAACTAGttgttagaaaaaataaataaataaataaattaattaaagtccAGATAGAAGTGTACCTATATATCTTCTGGCTAATTTGGTTTTAAATGAAAAGAATTATATACAGTTGtcgaaaaaagataaaataaaatttgatgctCGAATTCCTTTAACTAAGTCTTCTCTTTCCTTCCACAGCTCATCTTCAGCACTAGCAAAGTTAACTAAGGCCAGTTCTTCTGTGGGACCAATGAAACAGCAACAGGGTGAGAAGAAAGAAACGCCACAAGAACGACTTAAAAGGATTATGAGCAGGCAGCTAAACAAACAAAGTATGATCTACAACCACTGTATTTTACAGGGAAGcagttaatgaaaaatattttaacatttttatggtTTGTTGTGATGAACAAATTCCCCCTTTTCTCTGCTCATGTTATACTAATGGTCTAACTCATTAGTTTTGGAGTGGGTGATTTCACTTTTTAAGTTCCATCTATCTAGATCAAATGATACCTATGATTATGTAACTTATTGCCTATATAGTTAAGAAGGATACAGCTACTGAGATGGCTAAAAAGCGAGAGCAAGAGCGCCAGAGGCTTGAAAAACTTGCAGAAACAAGCCAACTAAGTCGATATAGGCATCGCAGCCGTAGTAGAAGCTACAGTCGTTCTCCTCCAAGGTCAGTTTGCTATGTCTGTAGTTCATGCATAAGGATACGCAGGAAGTTTGATTTGTATCTGTTCACGATGGGGTGGTAGTTACTGTGAGTATTTATTCAATTAGTTGTGGTCTGATATGTGTTTGAATACCACAAGCACTGCAGTGTTTCCAGATTTAAATGTCTGTTTTCCTTTTAGACATGTTTTCTAACTGGATTCCTACAAAATCTATAAGATAGATGTTTGCTGGGTTGACAGATATGCTAGACATGGCACTGTTTAGTAATGTGTATGAATTAGCAAtttgatatatatctatacatatattatttgagAAAACTGGTATAGCAAATTAGATCAGCTAATAATGTGTTTACTTCAGAAGGCACCGACAGAGTAGGAGTCCAAGCAGAAACAGGAGTTCCCGAAGGTATAATTCTCATTCTCGGTCCCGCTCCCGCTCTCGCACTCATACACGATCTCGTTCCCGCTCCCGCACTCGTACACGATCTCGCTCCGGTTCCTACTCTGGTTCACCAAGGTGACCACATtgttttactttcaattttGTTGCCTGATATTATGGACCTATTTGTTGTCCTGAAGACTGATTCGAGAGCTGAAATTACAGGAGAAGAAGCCGAACAAGATACTGATGATATTTAATCTATGTGGAAATCTGAATGCTTCATACATGTATGGGAGTCGTTTTGAAAGTGGGCCTTGTCAGCATTGGCTGCTTTCCCTTATAAGATACcagtctttctttcttttctatttcattGTGAGAGAAGAAAAGTATGTTATGATTTCTCCCCCCTTTCTTTTCTTAACTTTGTCAAATCTTTATCAACTACATTGTATTTGTAATGGGTAAGAAATGAGTTTTGGTAATTTCTTTTATCATAAAGACCAATGTTAATAGCTCTCATCTTGTGCTGGTTACAAAGCTTTAAATTAATCAGccattttatgatttttagttcTCGGTAAACTACCActgtaattaattcatttaaaatatgaaaactaTGGTGATTGAATGTTAGTAATAACGGTTTATAATGTGCAAATGAACGCCAactatattttcatcaaaaaaataaattaatgagcTATATTTTTAGTCTTTCACGAAGCAACCCAATATTGATAGAtgactaaataaaaaattaaaaaaatatggtaCTGGGAGAGTACGTTTTGTTACTATATTGGGTAGTGCAAGATACGCTTATCGATATCAGACAAAGTAGTTGAAATATAACGGAGGAGGCTCGAAGAAGTGCGCAAAAAGtctcaataatcaaaattctaattctatttgtttaatacaataaaataggACGAGAGAATTGTAGCCTGTCCCTCTCTAGTTTAGACTTTTCAGTATTTAAGCTCTGGTTCCCTATGAAAAAGGTACCAGTAGCCAATATTCAAGTATTTAGGACACTCAAATCTAATGGTTGGACTGAAATTTAAGTGGTGAACTTTTTAGCTGGAGAATGTTATCCCAACGTCCTATCAGTAAATCTCGCTTTAACCATtagtttggaatttttttaaaaaggaaaaaaaaattttattgaggTTGAATTTGTTTTTGGAACTTTGATTTACATTGGATTTGTTTGTATTCATTTGGTCAAAGAGGGTGAATACCAGAATACAGGAAAAAAGTTAGTGGAGGAGCTAAAATGCGGTCAAGGCCAATTGTGAAGATAGTGGGTACTTTATGTCACTTGTCATATTAACATAAGACTACAAGAGAAAgagagtaaaatatatatatatatatatatatatgatactgCATTTTGAATTAATTCATTTCTACCCGATACCAAGAACTAGAAAGTGTGGTTACTTTTACAACGATAATCCTAGTTTTGTTGATCTTGACTAAAGGAATATGactaagaaaataaagatatttttgggAATCCGAAGACgaaattgatcaattttttgcaaTGCCCTAAATTTCGGTATGAAATTGGTGCTCTTGGGGGATACGAAAACTTGATGGTATGGACTACACTGTTTCAACACATGTagttgattttggttttctttagatttttttcaatctaattcCTAATCGAAACCCATACATACGTAATATGCTGAGACTAGGCTGGTTGCTTTGTTCATCACATCAAGGAAAAATTACACCAATTATGCTTGCAAGTTGGTTAGACAAGTGGGTATGTGCTTCTCAGAATAGAATAGAATTGAGTTGAAtcgaattaaattgaattttagttCACTTAGCGTAAATGCTTGTATATTCGCCTAAATACTGCTATTGGACCAACCTCGGAtccaaatgaaataaagaaagagattCCTTATATTTCATGGATAGAAATTGGACCAATTGATGGAcgttgaaaattttgatggaagagactgaaaagaaaagaaaagtggaAGAAGAAACTCAACACCCAAGTTGCTCTACAAACATGATCTTCTTCATGCTCTCAAAACTCCTTTTACTTCTCTTTTTGTTTCCCGTGAGCCACACGGGACATCTTCTGCCTTTGATCCGTTAAAAGCAAAagcatcaaaaaataataataaaaataaaaaaataaaaaaatccaaacttttGTTTATTCCATCCTTATCACACGCACGCATTCTCTTTCTCAATGAAATAGATGCTCAACGCTTACCTTTTTACCTCTTATTTCACACCTTTACGATTTTTAGGcagtattaaataaataagtaaataaaaaaaagaaaatgaataatattaCCACCACACGAGGGGCCACTATTCTATTATATTTCTCACTTTGGCCGAAAGATGCTTCACCATATATGAACTACTAAGAATATCAATCTGTTTGATTTATTCTCTCAAACTGCAAATCTTCTTTTTTACTAtcttttaattaacaaaaagaacCGCCAATTGATTGATTGTCTCTTTTAGCCTTcctaattttcaattatcaacATGTTAGTTGGTCTTTTTCACTTTGTATATACAATGAAGAAACGAATCCCCATTtcactaatttaaaaaaaaaaaacaaaaaatgtaggcCTACCCGTATTAGGCTTTAACGACCCACATAACCTTAGGCAAGGAAACccctatttataaattaattgtttcttaaaagtataaaatatgTTTTCCAAGGTTAGTGAAGCACATGGGATGGTGTATCTCTCTTGgaataatttaatgataattatgaatactcAATCTGATAATTGTGTAAATTAGGATTATTTGTAGGTTATATCCTAccctacaaaatgattttattctttcaagCATGCATTACCcttctttttaattgttttgatattataatatcatcATAATCACCCTAAAAaattcactctttttttttttttttttttttttggtcctagTCTAACTTTGAGGCTTTGAAAttagttatttatataaataccgAGTTCTTTCACGTTTGAACTATACATATAAATGACTATATAATTTCAGTCCCAAATACTATTCTCTTTCCAACATCATACTGATATCACTTTGTACTAATGCATTAATAATTTACCtttgtatttatgcatttggtAATATTCGAATTGGTCTGAATAAACACAAAGTTGTCTGCTGTTGTAAATTTGAATGTGTAAACGAGATCTGTTGTATAGGCAAATGGTGGGACTTATGTGGCCGTCACTTGGCCAAGTAATGTCAAagaaaattagacaaaatttgaacccaaaatagcaaaaaaatatcCTGTCCTATTATGAAGttatcattttgaaaaaaaaaaaaaaatcataaaaacaaGCATATAGTTCCCACTTGTTTTCAATATGTTTgagtttaaatttaattggttgtCTTTAtctctttattatattttattttaaaaatatttactgtGTAAACctttgtatatatgcatatgttcaGACAAAAGCTACATAAAATGTCGATGAAAAGATTTATTAAGCTTTACGGataagttcaattcctaccaaACAAAAGATgaaccatgtatatatatacacacacacatacacacacaaacTTATAAAATAGCTTGCTGGGGACAAAATTAAGCAAATGAATTCGTTTTTCCTAGACAATTTAAGAAATTTCTCCATCCATCTATCAATCAGAAAGTATTTCTTTTGTGTGCTTTTTTTTTCCGCCCGCAAAGAACAACACATCAACTGTCTCCATTTTTGATAGCCATATTCATTTTGAAACCATAGGTTCACGAATCATGACAAATACACATGTAGACAACAATTCATATATTTCCAGACAACCTTCATCTAATCAAACACATAATAGCCCGATAAAGAGAAATGATAgcttgattaattaaatattcgGGGGAACATAATTTGGAATTGAGGAAGACATTTGAGCAATGTTGCCCACAAACTTCCATACCACAAATGAGTTAAGGATAGGCAAATTCATTTTCAATATGGACCCCCACTCTGCCTTGCCTACTACTTCTATATACAAAGACAATGACAACCTCCAATTGTTCCAATTTCACACAACCATTGTAGATCTTTCTTTGACTTTTTTATACAATCTTTTGATATGGTTTGTGACCATGCTATTTTGTCAAAATACGCTCTTATCCACCCCCAACAAtctttattttgtatttcatgcATAGCGAGACCATGCTACTTTGGTCCATCCAAAGTCCTTCATATATCAAAGCAAAAGCCCTTAATTCCCACTCAAGATCCTTGTTTGTTAAGACTAAGATTcgaatttttattcatttttagtgttttttaaGGCTTGCTTTTTGCTTAATAGGTATCCATGCCGTATGGCCCATGCAAAAATCCTGAAAAAGTAGGAATCAGTCTCACGTAAAGAGCTAGTGCTATGGTATGAGTAGTATTCAAGTTGCTTCCAAACCAAGAACTACTTTTGCAAGTGGGTATATCATATTTTGCTTATTGGGGGTAACTGGGTTTTATGCACAACTTACGCATAAGAGATCATATGATAGAATAATATATTTCACATATTCTTCGTATTATTAATTTGATGTGATAGAAGAGAAAAGAACTAAATATTatcttttgtttgtttaatttaaattgtgtaacttaaaatatatatatatatatatatatatatatattctagtgGACTATGAAACCGTTGACTAATTAATCTTTACCGACCTAATGGTATTTACTAATATAAAACCGAAAAAATTTTATAACGAAATTCAAGGCCAATCTCACATGTCAGATTCTCTTCATCAAAATTCAACTCaaaattattaatcaattttcaTACTGCCCCAGAATCCCaaacaattcaaaattttacattttgtttGCTTTCTAGAGGAATATAAGTGCTTCCATCACGTGCGGAACCTGAGAAAATAGCCGTTAATATTGAATGCTTTGTTTTTACTTGAGCTTATATATAGAAACGACAATGCAGGTTTGGAGCATAATTGCATGTTTTGGCTGtcaatcaaacaaaattttcaaaaatatgtaatatatatatatatatatatcatatattataggTGTTCATAAACAtgtatcacattttttttttttggtgaattaataTTGGATCACATATATTCTTTATCACTTCCCTCTACGCTAATCAACAATCTATGTTGCTTAATGAACATACCAAATTTAGACTGATCCATTACCACTCTCTACCAAACAGACACAATCAATGTAGACTCTCATATGTGACAAGTATTACAGATCCTCCAACTACTAAAAAATCAGATACTAGTTAGCTgcaaatatccaaaaaaaatgttaaatatatatttttatgacaaGCTGTGAAATTTGTtagaaatgaaatgaaatgtaAAAGCAGcgaacattttgttttttttttaactgccGGCTATAGCCAGCTTTTTCCAAACAACTCATTGTCTGTCTGTCTTGCTATGTTTAGATGAATTCAGAACGCTTTATTTTTGATTCGCCGTTggatttttcaactttttccaGGCACTGAGAAAAATCAATTCAAGGACTCAAAATCTTCCCTGTATATTCCCATATATAAGGGAAgcttaaagatttttttaactGCATGCCATTGCCAGCTCTCTGACTCCATTAATTGATGtttgtttacttatttatctttttagttatttatttatttatttttatttattttcgaaAGAGGGTGTTTGACACTTGGAGAATGGGGAACAGATCCACGTGACACTGCCAATCTTTCTCCTGAAAGTAATGCCCCTTCCATTACGGCTATACTTTC
It encodes:
- the LOC107424797 gene encoding uncharacterized protein LOC107424797 isoform X2, which produces MWHEARRSERKVHDMMDAARKRAQRRAVFLAKRRGDPQQSIQVIGSRCRMYRDDGLYQATQDQQGLIPWNGKQDILIDRFDGRALLDFIREPGSRHFRAQEKSEEEEELEEFVNFERYRDLIKHRRRGFTDEEGLQHVYQEIEAKIIAPFAPERSQLPQPPANKGSYSQVGFSYEGDGKEEAHLLGADDNEDADEEEEEDEEEDEEDFNSDDSNDEGMDKIAKEFGVKRYGWLVYMDKKAKEEEKRQKEVIKGDPAIRKLSRKERRKVSQIEREREREAARNTGTRVFHHDPYRETRRSPTYEAYPRSRRSRSRSYSPSYSRRYPRGRHSDDVHRSKPVTPKIEYITEFGGSGDGNDLKLEGLSPPTSPPSQADMLNRPASGCILEALHVDPASGVSLDKDKGSKVLKPSVSSSSALAKLTKASSSVGPMKQQQGEKKETPQERLKRIMSRQLNKQIKKDTATEMAKKREQERQRLEKLAETSQLSRYRHRSRSRSYSRSPPRHRQSRSPSRNRSSRRYNSHSRSRSRSRTHTRSRSRSRTRTRSRSGSYSGSPRRRSRTRY
- the LOC107424797 gene encoding uncharacterized protein LOC107424797 isoform X1, which produces MWHEARRSERKVHDMMDAARKRAQRRAVFLAKRRGDPQQSIQVIGSRCRMYRDDGLYQATQDQQGLIPWNGKQDILIDRFDGRALLDFIREPGSRHFRAQEKSEEEEELEEFVNFERYRDLIKHRRRGFTDEEGLQHVYQEIEAKIIAPFAPERSQLPQPPANKGSYSQVGFSYEGDGKEEAHLLGADDNEDADEEEEEDEEEDEEDFNSDDSNDEGMDKIAKEFGVKRYGWLVYMDKKAKEEEKRQKEVIKGDPAIRKLSRKERRKVSQIEREREREAARNTGTRVFHHDPYRETRRSPTYEAYPRSRRSRSRSYSPSYSRRYPRGRHSDDVHRSKPVTPKIEYITEFGGSGDGNDLKLEGLSPPTSPPSQADMLNRPASGCILEALHVDPASGVSLDKDKGSKVLKPSVSSSSALAKLTKASSSVGPMKQQQGEKKETPQERLKRIMSRQLNKQIKKDTATEMAKKREQERQRLEKLAETSQLSRYRHRSRSRSYSRSPPRRHRQSRSPSRNRSSRRYNSHSRSRSRSRTHTRSRSRSRTRTRSRSGSYSGSPRRRSRTRY